The Fibrobacter sp. UWB2 genome window below encodes:
- a CDS encoding fibrobacter succinogenes major paralogous domain-containing protein, whose protein sequence is MKLNVLGIVLCLLALMGCSEVSKGVNIESEDNAPEYELNKLVGVASFISSEDYNSIDRGGTKYEVTLYELDSSASWTGREFTTYVTYPNVFKFENLKLQSSNIVMCVRNKMSRSGYWSFADLSRVDSVYVNFMTNMEYNRILYLMKKGIPSDSAERTAQHEIMEYMLSTSLDIKLSNQIEGNEKDAELQAVWQMLSRIPYTRLSSQLSSDTAVFWMLETDSAKIDTFKTKYADMIEGNLWVKSIPKTDYLVTKLSGYVFGQTNGLGECSDKNDGEVKKVTNPLSRYVERPYMCSKDTGWICPNGTFQELYGIEKGHDGEVIKANFTSFLYAYDSIQGKWVSAHVEQGIACVSSKFGMVLASESMGKPSYLVCKAEDNAPDYLHWAATGTEEDYIAYWSRNLKCELGIVQKLPNDSTIEVVCVDGKFRKATDIDKTGSVLELEKIANPCGEKEEVRRGKTDSTLYFYCNNGEMGYSNEMEYTLGYGCNANHVGYHQYQNSIYYCNKFTWKYATDSLVKGVLVDSRDNSEYKTIGIGNQVWMAENLNYEVEPSWCYGDSLEYCEKYGRLYQWDGILGASAKVENVCPEGFHVPSNKEWDELNAFVNLWFHGNSYSARKVLLSSDPKEFDNIVHVGDDLVGFTGIYAGHRTANGFFTGRLTSAYFCSADMNEEGSAYIYMLRQDEFDLTKYAQKTTSNCNVRCVKD, encoded by the coding sequence ATGAAACTGAATGTTTTAGGAATAGTGCTTTGTTTGCTTGCTTTGATGGGCTGTAGTGAAGTATCTAAAGGTGTTAATATCGAAAGCGAAGATAACGCTCCTGAATATGAATTAAACAAATTAGTTGGAGTTGCGTCTTTTATTTCAAGTGAAGATTATAATTCTATTGATAGGGGTGGCACCAAGTACGAAGTGACTTTGTATGAACTGGATTCTAGTGCTTCTTGGACCGGTCGCGAATTTACAACATATGTGACGTATCCGAATGTCTTCAAATTTGAAAATCTCAAATTACAATCGTCTAATATTGTAATGTGTGTTAGGAATAAAATGTCGAGAAGCGGATATTGGAGCTTTGCAGACTTGAGCAGGGTGGATTCTGTCTATGTGAATTTTATGACAAATATGGAGTACAACAGGATTCTCTACTTGATGAAAAAGGGAATACCTTCTGATTCTGCTGAAAGAACCGCTCAGCATGAAATTATGGAGTATATGTTGTCCACTTCACTTGATATTAAACTGTCTAATCAAATTGAAGGGAACGAAAAAGATGCGGAACTTCAAGCCGTATGGCAAATGCTTTCGCGTATCCCCTATACAAGGCTTTCTAGCCAGTTGAGTTCTGATACGGCTGTGTTCTGGATGCTTGAAACGGATTCGGCAAAAATCGATACGTTTAAAACGAAATATGCTGATATGATAGAAGGAAATTTATGGGTAAAGTCTATTCCTAAAACAGATTACCTTGTTACTAAGCTGAGTGGCTATGTGTTCGGACAGACAAATGGTCTTGGAGAATGTTCCGACAAGAACGATGGGGAAGTAAAGAAGGTTACAAATCCTTTGAGCCGCTATGTTGAAAGACCTTACATGTGCTCTAAAGATACGGGCTGGATTTGTCCGAACGGTACTTTTCAGGAATTGTATGGCATTGAAAAAGGTCATGATGGTGAAGTGATAAAAGCGAATTTTACGTCATTCCTCTATGCCTATGATTCTATTCAGGGCAAATGGGTCAGTGCTCACGTTGAACAAGGTATTGCATGTGTTTCTTCAAAGTTTGGTATGGTTCTCGCTTCGGAGTCCATGGGGAAGCCTTCGTATCTCGTATGCAAGGCGGAAGATAATGCTCCTGATTATCTGCATTGGGCTGCTACGGGTACGGAGGAAGATTATATTGCATATTGGTCTCGTAATCTAAAATGTGAGTTAGGCATTGTTCAAAAACTACCCAATGATTCGACTATCGAAGTTGTGTGTGTTGATGGTAAATTCCGCAAGGCAACGGATATTGATAAAACGGGTTCTGTACTGGAGCTGGAAAAAATTGCAAATCCGTGTGGTGAAAAGGAAGAAGTTCGCCGTGGTAAAACGGATTCTACGCTCTATTTCTATTGCAATAATGGAGAAATGGGCTATTCGAACGAAATGGAATATACTTTGGGCTATGGTTGCAATGCTAATCATGTGGGGTATCACCAGTATCAAAATTCCATTTATTATTGCAACAAATTCACATGGAAATATGCGACTGATTCACTTGTAAAGGGCGTTCTGGTGGATAGCCGAGACAATTCGGAATACAAGACGATTGGCATCGGTAATCAAGTGTGGATGGCCGAGAACTTGAACTATGAAGTGGAACCGAGCTGGTGCTATGGCGACTCTCTTGAATATTGCGAAAAGTATGGGCGACTTTATCAATGGGATGGTATTCTTGGGGCTAGCGCCAAGGTGGAAAATGTATGCCCGGAAGGATTCCATGTCCCGTCTAATAAAGAATGGGATGAACTCAATGCTTTTGTCAATTTATGGTTCCACGGTAATTCTTATTCGGCGAGAAAAGTTCTTTTAAGTAGTGATCCCAAGGAATTTGATAACATAGTCCATGTCGGTGATGATCTTGTTGGCTTTACGGGAATCTATGCGGGACACCGAACTGCAAATGGATTCTTTACAGGTCGATTGACTTCGGCATATTTCTGTAGCGCAGACATGAATGAAGAAGGCTCTGCATACATTTATATGCTTCGCCAAGATGAATTTGATTTGACCAAGTACGCGCAGAAAACGACTTCGAATTGCAACGTCCGCTGCGTCAAAGACTAG
- a CDS encoding GTP-binding protein: MKSVPITLLTGYLGAGKTTLLNYVLNNQQGYHVAVIVNDIGEVNIDQTLIEKGGNITKEDSGKVVPLSNGCICCSLKTDLIEQIAELLEMGKFDYILIEASGICEPIPIAQTISFAGSQLRSKDGRPLPCHLDNIVAVVDVLRLADEFAGGEKLLEEDLEEEDIANLLIQQIEFCNTIIMNKVDALSKHDLEHVKAVVKALQPTAKMIETNYGKVDMKDILDTKQFDFNKVAESSTWAIKLNEEGHDNDDDDDDDHDEHEHHHHDHDDDHDEHEHHHHDHDEHEHHHDHDDEDHSHCDHEHGVCHCGHHHDKDHPHGDEYGISTFVFEDHRPLNREKFEAFLDDYPTSIIRTKGLLWFSDERSESYLFEQAGKQASAQNFGRWFAAESKAEQQRILAENPQLQKIWDEKYGDRIIRLVFIGQHMDKKKIIQVMKDCLDD; encoded by the coding sequence ATGAAATCAGTACCTATAACGCTCCTGACCGGTTACCTGGGAGCCGGCAAAACAACTCTCCTCAACTACGTTCTCAACAATCAGCAGGGCTACCACGTCGCCGTCATCGTAAATGACATTGGCGAAGTGAACATCGACCAGACTTTAATTGAAAAGGGCGGAAACATCACGAAGGAAGATTCGGGCAAGGTTGTCCCGCTTTCGAACGGTTGCATCTGCTGCTCGCTCAAGACCGACTTGATCGAACAAATCGCCGAACTTTTGGAAATGGGCAAGTTCGACTACATCCTCATCGAAGCTAGCGGTATCTGCGAGCCGATTCCTATAGCCCAGACCATTAGCTTTGCAGGTAGCCAGCTCCGCAGCAAAGACGGCAGACCTCTCCCCTGCCATTTGGACAACATCGTGGCAGTCGTTGACGTGCTCCGCCTCGCAGACGAATTTGCCGGTGGCGAAAAGCTCCTCGAAGAAGACCTCGAAGAAGAAGATATCGCAAACTTGCTCATCCAGCAGATTGAATTCTGCAACACGATTATCATGAACAAGGTCGACGCTCTCAGCAAGCACGACTTGGAACACGTGAAGGCCGTCGTGAAGGCTTTGCAGCCGACAGCCAAGATGATCGAGACGAACTACGGCAAGGTCGACATGAAGGACATTCTCGACACGAAGCAGTTCGACTTCAACAAGGTCGCCGAATCGAGCACTTGGGCAATCAAGCTCAACGAAGAAGGTCACGACAACGATGACGATGATGATGACGATCATGACGAACATGAACATCACCACCACGACCATGACGATGACCACGATGAGCACGAGCATCATCATCACGACCATGATGAACACGAGCATCACCATGACCACGACGATGAAGACCACAGCCATTGCGACCATGAACATGGCGTTTGCCACTGCGGCCACCACCACGACAAGGACCATCCGCATGGTGACGAATACGGCATCAGCACGTTCGTGTTCGAAGACCATCGCCCGCTGAACCGCGAAAAGTTCGAAGCATTCCTCGATGACTATCCGACGAGCATTATCCGCACGAAGGGTCTCCTCTGGTTCAGCGACGAACGCAGCGAAAGCTACTTGTTCGAACAGGCAGGCAAGCAGGCCTCCGCCCAGAATTTTGGACGCTGGTTCGCCGCCGAAAGCAAGGCCGAACAGCAGCGCATTCTCGCCGAAAATCCGCAGCTCCAGAAAATCTGGGACGAAAAGTACGGCGACCGCATCATCCGCCTGGTATTCATTGGCCAGCACATGGACAAGAAGAAGATCATCCAGGTGATGAAGGACTGCTTGGACGACTAA
- the rmuC gene encoding DNA recombination protein RmuC, translated as MTIAVAIICAVLGIVIGVLFARNGNSQREAAARQANVEMEKEVAVLRSQLATETVKNAELKENTEKQLEMVKADAEKRIADERAAAAKSLADEKEASAKRLESMKLDMERVHQSSLNEQNARFTEMSQRLYAQVKNSTEEMLKQREKQISESGHATMEQLVSPLKETIAKMEKTMNDTTRAQTEANSSLKEVLKQSIDANDKTKNAANELVRAFKHDSKIQGDWGERVLEEVLESLGLEEGKHFDVQATLRDANGNVVRAEGNNAMLRPDVIVHLDPYKEVIVDSKVSMAAFMDYMQAENPDERKVLLKKHIESLRKHVNELSVKDYSSYVKAPKKTMDFVVMFVPRAAALWTALAEDHALWRDAFEKNVYIADEQSLYAMLRMVKMTWRQVQQAQNQQKVFELANEVLKRVGMFVKNMEDIGSALGKAQDAYNKGMAKLDDKGASIVQSCRKLERLGAKQDSRNPLPPDVDAIEMQEIEEK; from the coding sequence ATGACCATAGCCGTAGCCATTATTTGCGCTGTCCTCGGAATTGTAATCGGCGTCTTGTTTGCCCGTAATGGAAACTCGCAGCGCGAAGCCGCTGCGCGTCAGGCGAATGTTGAAATGGAAAAGGAAGTCGCTGTGCTGCGTAGCCAGCTCGCGACAGAAACTGTTAAAAACGCAGAACTTAAAGAAAATACCGAAAAACAGCTTGAAATGGTAAAAGCCGATGCTGAAAAGCGGATTGCTGACGAGCGCGCCGCCGCTGCCAAGTCTCTAGCCGATGAAAAAGAGGCGAGTGCCAAGCGCCTAGAAAGTATGAAGCTGGATATGGAACGAGTGCATCAATCTTCGCTAAATGAGCAAAATGCTCGTTTTACGGAAATGTCGCAGCGCTTATATGCCCAAGTAAAGAACTCTACTGAAGAAATGCTTAAACAGCGCGAAAAGCAGATCTCGGAATCCGGTCATGCGACCATGGAACAGCTTGTAAGCCCGCTCAAGGAAACCATCGCCAAGATGGAAAAGACCATGAACGACACGACCCGCGCACAGACCGAAGCGAATTCTTCACTCAAGGAAGTCTTGAAACAGTCCATTGATGCCAATGACAAAACCAAGAATGCTGCTAATGAACTTGTGCGTGCGTTTAAGCACGATAGCAAAATTCAGGGCGATTGGGGAGAACGCGTTCTTGAAGAAGTCCTGGAATCACTTGGTCTTGAGGAAGGGAAACATTTTGATGTGCAGGCAACACTCCGTGATGCCAACGGTAACGTTGTGCGTGCTGAAGGGAATAATGCAATGTTGCGCCCGGATGTGATTGTGCATTTGGACCCGTACAAAGAAGTTATCGTTGATTCAAAAGTTTCTATGGCTGCATTTATGGACTATATGCAGGCAGAAAATCCTGACGAGCGCAAAGTTCTCTTGAAAAAGCATATCGAAAGCCTCCGCAAACACGTAAATGAACTCTCGGTAAAGGATTATTCGAGCTATGTCAAGGCTCCCAAGAAGACAATGGACTTTGTCGTGATGTTTGTGCCGCGAGCGGCAGCCCTTTGGACGGCTCTTGCCGAAGATCATGCGTTATGGCGTGATGCTTTTGAAAAAAATGTCTACATCGCCGATGAACAATCCCTTTACGCGATGCTCCGTATGGTGAAAATGACCTGGCGCCAAGTGCAACAGGCTCAAAACCAGCAAAAGGTCTTTGAACTTGCGAACGAAGTGCTCAAGCGCGTGGGCATGTTCGTGAAAAATATGGAAGATATTGGCAGCGCCCTCGGTAAAGCTCAGGATGCTTACAATAAGGGAATGGCAAAACTCGATGATAAGGGTGCAAGCATAGTGCAATCTTGCCGCAAACTGGAACGTCTTGGAGCAAAACAAGATTCTAGAAATCCGCTCCCGCCAGACGTCGATGCTATCGAAATGCAAGAAATCGAAGAAAAGTAA
- a CDS encoding ankyrin repeat domain-containing protein, whose protein sequence is MNKRPLHIIMRQLVDTYGNGIVCDHRLRGLLADELGESFYEYRSSIVLAEQLGVGSSMLGFASNRSDLNLCIRKQKQFFAENSRLDRVMSDYVIDSYAYALGLVKNVVVPTLEGTLVGLTQQITTLQRERDSTQQRARETAMYSQVALVKARRVRLWGLLFTLIGAALLISVAYFVLYDNGYIPKDPKRKMEKLFSACAVGDAKYVADLLNNGVFVNSKDSVGDAPLHYAVRIGSAELIDTLLHHGADERLTDNMGRTPLELALESGCSYYAKPFVQARPHEWIQENYEHLKNYAKTQQSLLVLQDAYTKVEQIQNAIKAGNIAALDAKLAYRNGADLHYTDEKGNTLLHYAAVNGNVPVLKHLIALGLDVNTPDKAGVLAEKMTKNAVNKKFLNHYRLKNQLIFDAVKKGNIDLLKEVVGYGASVNDKDENGVPLIHYAVARNLTMFTELQKLGADIHARNRLGETALFVAVKKNDLAIAQKLMSFGLSVYDKNSSAQTPMTFVHNKTSKYLFDYTYRDSLFVAAVKHRNLDQAKSYLQLGANINYVSKYTGCAAIHYAVENNDVSSLKFLKSKGANMMLSYKSMAPVEKALMGQKKESLQFLLANDVGSANRVFANGKTLMHRALSMQNGAMWMNVLLSHGAKVDAMDNAGGTPLAYAIQRNRTDLVAFLIKKNANVNRVDAYGNRPLHIAARYANGRIVKMLVDAGADPSVENNEGDKPVNVAENVGNESAQDELDNYSFFGKARKSLKSVKNAGAKLWDKVKDLAS, encoded by the coding sequence ATGAATAAGCGCCCCTTACATATTATCATGCGTCAGCTTGTCGATACTTATGGTAACGGCATTGTCTGCGATCATAGATTGCGGGGGTTGCTTGCCGATGAACTCGGCGAGTCGTTTTATGAATACCGTTCGTCGATTGTGCTTGCGGAGCAGCTGGGCGTGGGGAGTTCCATGCTCGGTTTTGCAAGCAATCGCAGTGACCTGAACCTCTGCATTCGCAAGCAGAAACAGTTTTTTGCCGAAAATTCCAGGCTTGATCGCGTGATGAGCGATTATGTGATTGACTCGTATGCGTATGCATTGGGGCTTGTCAAGAATGTTGTTGTGCCGACTTTGGAGGGGACTCTTGTCGGGTTGACTCAGCAGATTACAACTCTGCAGCGTGAGCGCGATTCAACGCAACAGAGAGCGCGTGAAACAGCGATGTATTCGCAGGTTGCTTTGGTAAAAGCCCGTCGAGTAAGACTTTGGGGCTTGCTTTTTACGTTGATTGGTGCTGCGCTTTTGATTTCTGTGGCTTATTTTGTCTTGTACGATAACGGCTACATTCCGAAAGACCCTAAGCGTAAAATGGAAAAGCTATTCTCCGCTTGTGCCGTGGGCGACGCCAAGTACGTTGCGGATTTGTTGAATAACGGAGTCTTTGTCAATAGCAAGGACTCAGTTGGTGATGCGCCTTTGCATTATGCAGTAAGGATTGGCTCTGCGGAGCTGATTGATACGTTGTTGCATCATGGCGCTGATGAGCGGTTGACCGATAATATGGGGCGTACCCCGTTGGAGCTTGCGCTTGAATCGGGATGCTCTTATTATGCGAAACCTTTTGTCCAGGCGCGTCCGCATGAATGGATTCAGGAAAACTATGAGCATTTGAAGAATTATGCCAAGACGCAGCAGAGTTTGCTTGTGCTTCAGGATGCGTATACCAAGGTGGAGCAAATCCAGAACGCCATCAAGGCGGGGAATATTGCTGCGCTTGATGCAAAGCTTGCGTATAGAAATGGCGCAGACTTGCATTACACGGATGAAAAAGGCAATACTTTGCTCCATTATGCAGCTGTGAACGGAAATGTGCCTGTGCTCAAACACCTCATTGCGCTTGGTCTTGACGTGAATACTCCGGATAAAGCAGGTGTGCTTGCTGAAAAAATGACGAAGAATGCGGTGAACAAAAAGTTCTTGAACCATTACAGGCTCAAAAATCAGTTGATTTTCGATGCTGTCAAGAAGGGTAATATTGATTTGCTGAAAGAAGTTGTTGGGTATGGCGCAAGCGTCAATGATAAGGACGAAAATGGCGTCCCGCTTATTCATTATGCGGTTGCACGCAATCTTACGATGTTTACGGAATTGCAGAAATTGGGTGCGGATATTCACGCCAGGAACCGTTTGGGCGAAACAGCACTTTTCGTGGCTGTCAAGAAGAACGATCTTGCGATCGCTCAAAAGCTGATGTCGTTTGGCCTTTCCGTGTATGATAAGAACTCTTCAGCTCAGACTCCCATGACCTTTGTCCACAACAAAACCTCGAAATACCTGTTTGACTATACCTATAGGGATAGCCTTTTTGTGGCTGCTGTAAAACATCGTAATTTGGACCAGGCAAAGTCCTATTTGCAGTTGGGCGCGAATATCAATTATGTGTCGAAATACACTGGTTGTGCAGCGATTCATTATGCTGTAGAAAATAATGACGTGTCCTCCCTGAAATTCCTGAAGTCGAAGGGCGCCAATATGATGCTGTCGTATAAAAGCATGGCGCCTGTTGAAAAGGCGCTTATGGGTCAGAAAAAGGAATCGTTGCAGTTCTTGCTTGCAAACGATGTGGGCTCGGCGAATCGAGTCTTTGCAAATGGAAAAACGCTGATGCATCGCGCCTTGAGCATGCAGAATGGGGCGATGTGGATGAACGTTCTCCTTTCGCATGGAGCAAAAGTCGATGCGATGGACAATGCGGGCGGAACACCGCTTGCTTACGCCATCCAGCGGAACAGAACGGATTTGGTGGCTTTCTTGATCAAGAAAAATGCGAATGTCAACCGAGTTGATGCTTATGGAAACCGTCCGCTCCATATTGCGGCGCGTTATGCGAATGGTCGTATCGTCAAAATGCTTGTTGATGCCGGCGCTGATCCGTCCGTTGAGAACAACGAAGGCGATAAGCCTGTGAATGTCGCTGAAAACGTCGGCAATGAATCCGCGCAAGACGAACTTGATAATTACAGCTTTTTTGGAAAGGCCCGCAAAAGTCTCAAGTCTGTGAAAAATGCTGGCGCCAAGCTCTGGGACAAGGTTAAGGATCTCGCCAGTTGA
- a CDS encoding protein phosphatase 2C domain-containing protein: MQNAETFAVSKVGAKHLPANIPCQDFSLEYNDGEIQLIVVCDGHGSSSYVRSDVGARLAAGIAKDELMQFMQSEDARKFLGNRTGAVTARTDVGDSCWSEKSEEKSETAKLREEQAMLYQQQIGNIQPQENLIRDVCRRICEKWVAAIQQDAQENPLTDAEKELLGKNDLVKAYGSTLMAYVQTRWGWLAIHVGDGRLLCLNDSAEPYENWTPPVPWDSTCFLNYTTSLCDKNPADSFRYAFDGTGHFPFAVFACSDGIEDSVGDYDVAPECLNRFYMRLLQMYLDIGKEQAVARMDEGFSDMSLHGSKDDMSLAGIINKKGNEQ; encoded by the coding sequence ATGCAAAATGCTGAAACGTTTGCGGTGAGCAAAGTCGGGGCGAAGCATTTGCCTGCAAATATCCCGTGCCAGGATTTCTCGCTAGAATATAATGATGGCGAAATCCAGTTGATCGTGGTATGCGATGGGCATGGTTCATCGTCTTACGTCCGGAGTGATGTTGGGGCAAGGCTTGCGGCAGGAATTGCAAAGGATGAACTTATGCAGTTTATGCAATCCGAAGATGCCCGCAAGTTCCTTGGAAATCGGACGGGGGCGGTGACAGCCCGCACGGATGTGGGGGATTCCTGTTGGTCTGAAAAATCGGAGGAAAAATCCGAAACAGCGAAGCTTCGCGAAGAGCAAGCAATGCTGTATCAGCAACAGATTGGGAATATCCAGCCGCAAGAAAATCTAATCCGCGACGTGTGCCGTCGAATTTGCGAAAAGTGGGTTGCCGCCATCCAGCAGGACGCCCAAGAAAACCCGCTGACCGATGCTGAGAAGGAACTCTTGGGCAAAAACGACTTGGTGAAGGCTTATGGCTCGACGCTGATGGCTTATGTGCAGACGCGGTGGGGCTGGCTTGCGATTCACGTGGGCGATGGCAGACTGCTTTGCTTGAACGATAGCGCCGAGCCTTATGAAAACTGGACTCCGCCAGTGCCGTGGGATTCAACGTGTTTCTTGAACTACACGACATCGCTTTGCGATAAGAATCCCGCGGACTCGTTCCGCTACGCATTTGACGGTACAGGGCATTTCCCGTTTGCGGTGTTTGCGTGTAGCGATGGAATCGAGGATTCTGTAGGCGATTACGATGTAGCTCCTGAATGTCTGAACCGGTTCTATATGCGGCTTTTGCAAATGTATCTGGATATCGGTAAAGAGCAGGCGGTCGCCCGTATGGACGAAGGCTTCAGCGATATGAGCTTGCACGGCAGCAAGGACGACATGAGCCTTGCCGGGATAATCAACAAAAAAGGAAACGAACAGTAA
- a CDS encoding VWA domain-containing protein yields MATKDPFALEPIPRRVTHLIFMVDTSGSMSGSKIASLNTAVRDALDDVGDISKNCGDSQIKIAVLEFSSAVNWMYEQPIEAEKFQWQDLSASGTTSFGSACAELDAKLSRSNGFMGEKTGCRAPAIVLLSDGAPTDGYVRKLEKLKGNRWFKAGVKVAIAIGDDANNDVLREFTGSSESVITVHNVDQLKKMIHTVSVSATTVASQSASVGAAMVTQNQLVAQSISNTVANDASLSGVDVGSSTANSGSNDWSGWN; encoded by the coding sequence ATGGCTACAAAAGACCCGTTTGCGTTGGAACCGATCCCGCGTCGTGTCACGCATCTGATTTTTATGGTGGATACGTCGGGCAGTATGTCCGGTTCAAAGATTGCATCGCTCAATACGGCGGTTCGTGACGCTCTTGACGATGTGGGCGACATCTCCAAGAATTGCGGCGATTCGCAAATCAAGATTGCCGTGCTTGAGTTCAGTAGCGCTGTCAACTGGATGTACGAACAGCCGATTGAAGCCGAAAAGTTCCAGTGGCAGGATTTGAGTGCAAGTGGTACGACATCGTTTGGTAGTGCCTGTGCAGAATTGGACGCTAAACTTTCCAGGTCTAATGGATTTATGGGCGAAAAAACAGGGTGCCGCGCACCTGCCATTGTCCTCCTTTCGGACGGCGCTCCGACGGATGGCTATGTCCGTAAGTTGGAAAAGCTCAAGGGGAATCGCTGGTTCAAGGCTGGTGTGAAGGTGGCTATCGCCATCGGTGACGACGCCAATAATGATGTGCTCCGGGAATTTACGGGCAGTTCGGAATCGGTCATCACGGTTCACAATGTGGATCAGCTCAAGAAGATGATTCATACGGTCAGCGTGTCTGCGACAACGGTGGCAAGCCAAAGTGCATCTGTCGGCGCCGCAATGGTAACGCAGAACCAGCTTGTCGCACAGTCAATTTCGAATACGGTTGCAAACGATGCATCGCTTTCAGGAGTCGATGTGGGTTCAAGTACGGCCAATTCCGGTTCCAATGACTGGTCCGGCTGGAACTAG
- a CDS encoding serine/threonine protein kinase produces the protein MSELKKGDVVALAGGDTCQVVRELGRGGQGIVYAVNYNGSEYALKWYTQKVSERFRENLKRNANRQTPNEHFIWPMAVAEDPNGGFGYLMKIRPAGYVDMSKFILVTARFADVNAQLNACMQLVKAFLDLHRDGYSYQDMNDGNFFINPKTGDVLICDNDNVAPDGTDDLGILGKAGYMAPEIVEGQSRPRKVTDYHSLAVCLFILIYMNRPFEGRRYLSCPCDNDPEMARQLLGYNAVFIMDPNDKSNAPDPSLHKNVMRRWDIYPKVLRDAFCKTFSKAALQNGDLRVKDKEWRDILLQVRADFVKCPKCGKFSFADPDCVDKKCAYCDKSFGDYRMLRVGKFKIPLMMEQKLHECLVHGSTDYDKVVGRTVIKNNEVGLCNNSGESWTVTCLDGTQRVVADGQGMPARKGYKIKFGNQGETAVIE, from the coding sequence ATGTCTGAATTGAAAAAAGGGGATGTGGTCGCGCTCGCTGGCGGTGACACTTGTCAAGTTGTCCGTGAATTGGGGCGCGGCGGTCAGGGAATCGTTTACGCTGTCAATTATAATGGTAGTGAGTATGCGTTAAAATGGTACACGCAAAAGGTGAGTGAGCGTTTCCGTGAAAATCTGAAGCGCAATGCGAATCGCCAGACGCCGAACGAACACTTTATTTGGCCGATGGCTGTCGCCGAAGACCCCAATGGTGGTTTTGGCTATTTGATGAAAATCCGCCCCGCAGGCTATGTGGACATGAGCAAGTTCATTTTGGTGACCGCTCGTTTTGCCGATGTGAATGCCCAGCTGAACGCCTGTATGCAACTCGTGAAGGCATTTTTGGACCTGCATCGCGACGGTTATAGCTACCAGGACATGAACGATGGCAACTTCTTTATTAACCCCAAAACGGGTGATGTGCTAATTTGCGATAACGATAACGTGGCTCCCGATGGCACCGACGACCTCGGCATTCTTGGCAAGGCGGGGTATATGGCACCCGAAATTGTCGAAGGACAGTCCCGACCGCGCAAAGTGACGGATTACCATTCGCTTGCGGTTTGCCTTTTCATTTTGATTTATATGAACCGTCCGTTTGAAGGCAGGCGTTATCTCTCTTGCCCGTGTGATAACGACCCGGAAATGGCAAGGCAACTTTTGGGGTATAACGCCGTATTTATTATGGATCCAAACGACAAGAGCAATGCGCCGGATCCGAGCCTGCATAAGAATGTGATGCGCCGTTGGGATATCTATCCGAAGGTGTTGCGCGATGCTTTCTGCAAGACGTTCAGCAAGGCTGCTCTGCAAAACGGAGACCTCCGCGTGAAGGATAAGGAATGGCGCGATATTTTGCTGCAGGTGCGTGCGGATTTTGTCAAATGCCCGAAATGCGGAAAATTTTCATTTGCGGACCCGGATTGTGTTGACAAAAAGTGTGCTTACTGCGATAAGTCATTTGGAGATTATAGAATGTTGCGCGTAGGCAAGTTTAAAATTCCGCTGATGATGGAGCAGAAGCTCCATGAATGTCTAGTCCACGGCTCGACCGATTACGACAAGGTCGTTGGCAGAACCGTCATCAAGAACAATGAGGTGGGGCTTTGCAATAATTCTGGCGAATCCTGGACGGTGACGTGTTTGGACGGCACTCAGCGAGTCGTTGCGGATGGTCAGGGCATGCCTGCCCGCAAAGGTTACAAGATCAAGTTTGGAAATCAAGGCGAAACTGCCGTTATTGAATAA